One part of the Lycium ferocissimum isolate CSIRO_LF1 chromosome 8, AGI_CSIRO_Lferr_CH_V1, whole genome shotgun sequence genome encodes these proteins:
- the LOC132066954 gene encoding kinase-interacting protein 1-like, which produces MLQRAASNAYSWWAASHIRTKQSKWLEQSLQDMQEKVESVVKLIEEDGDSFAKRAEMYYKKRPELINFVEESYRAYRALAERYDHLSKELQAANNTIAAVFPEQIQLAMEEEDEYGTPKTPKIPRQIPTSSGSNVPKVPKAPIKQLKGLITTASKKLQGKKSSKKIDASKSVPKSGLQKSEALEEIDKLQKDILALQTVKEFVKSSYESGLAKYKGIESQIMEKQQKICKLEDEFGEGRVIDDNDARTLMAEAALKSCQETLAQIQEKQEKSTREANKEFSKIEDASKKLKSFKHKHFGDQIDETKPDEKGNATKAADESQSLSQELTKEIEVLQDKIKGQFDTSSMASLTVTQLAEKIDELVSEIVSLETAVSAQTVLINRVRSEADDLQSQIHVLEDDKEPLTDDNKQNLKISLMAAEEKLHSIQNMNQDVECQNSSFQTCFTTARTSLDCLAEKLSSVKPDEEIQDEDEPVVKVNSPEEPRKQEVHQSESEDPKNLSISKTEDKEVKKEESPKTIVSTNKEEEVIETINNHSNSKILEQTQAEKVDENPKVMTHEALSHENEEKGDEPNWQELLSSRLEDREKTLLAEYTTVLRNYKEVKRKLSDKEKKDRDTEFEVTLQMRELKSAIAKRDEEINSLRGKLNVLQGDNVTESKALEEEKQKASDPSDDQTLKSDDMAEIEDKDNCNNDQDNTKMTVVDEHTSPSPLEEKFRLEIDSMLDENLDFWLRFSSTFHQIQKFKTTVQDLQSEVSKLSEKETEESSSTKADMKSEIRPIYKHMREIQNELGVWLEQSVPLKDEMKRRSTSLCRIQEEITKALKEGEEEDEIRFSSHQAAKLQGEVSNMKQENKKVKKELEAGVDHITTLQVDVEKTVTKLEKEFGLAAGNQQQVNNSAGGSIPLRSFIFGTKPKKQRRSVFSSFQNNRKVFSL; this is translated from the exons atGTTACAAAGAGCAGCAAGTAATGCATATTCATGGTGGGCAGCTAGCCACATTAGGACCAAGCAATCCAAATGGCTTGAACAGAGCCTTCAAG ATATGCAAGAGAAGGTGGAGAGTGTGGTTAAGCTCATTGAAGAGGATGGAGATTCATTTGCAAAAAGGGCTGAAATGTACTACAAGAAAAGGCCAGAGCTGATAAACTTCGTGGAAGAATCTTATCGTGCTTATCGAGCTTTGGCTGAACGATATGATCATTTATCGAAGGAATTGCAGGCTGCAAACAACACCATCGCTGCTGTTTTCCCCGAACAAATTCAACTAGCAATGGAAGAGGAGGACGAATATGGCACCCCTAAAACTCCAAAAATTCCCCGGCAAATTCCCACATCAAGCGGATCAAACGTTCCAAAGGTTCCAAAAGCTCCAATAAAACAGTTGAAGGGCCTTATAACGACAGCTTCAAAGAAGTTGCAAGGCAagaaatcatccaaaaagatAGATGCAAGTAAAAGTGTTCCAAAATCCGGTTTGCAAAAAAGCGAAGCTCTTGAAGAGATCGACAAGCTTCAGAAAGATATTTTGGCTTTACAGACTGTGAAAGAGTTTGTAAAGAGTTCTTATGAATCCGGGCTCGCAAAGTACAAGGGAATTGAAAGCCAGATCATGGAAAAGCAACAGAAGATATGTAAACTAGAGGATGAATTTGGTGAGGGCCGTGTTATTGACGATAACGACGCGCGCACATTGATGGCTGAAGCAGCACTAAAATCATGTCAAGAAACATTGGCTCAGATCCaggagaaacaagaaaaatCGACGAGAGAAGCGAACAAGGAATTCTCAAAAATTGAAGATGCTAGTAAGAAACTGAAGTCCTTCAAGCATAAGCATTTTGGTGATCAGATTGATGAAACAAAGCCAGATGAAAAGGGTAATGCCACTAAAGCAGCAGACGAATCTCAGAGCCTAAGCCAAGAATTGACCAAGGAGATCGAAGTTTTGCAGGACAAAATTAAGGGGCAATTCGATACAAGCTCGATGGCATCTCTAACTGTGACACAACTGGCAGAGAAAATCGATGAGCTTGTGAGTGAAATAGTCAGCCTCGAAACAGCAGTTTCAGCTCAAACTGTTCTAATCAACAGAGTAAGATCAGAAGCCGATGATCTCCAATCACAAATTCATGTTTTGGAAGATGATAAGGAACCGTTGACAGATGATAATAAACAGAATCTCAAAATCAGCCTGATGGCTGCAGAGGAAAAGTTGCACAGTATCCAAAACATGAACCAAGATGTTGAATGTCAAAACAGTAGCTTTCAGACTTGTTTCACCACAGCTCGTACGAGTCTTGATTGTTTAGCTGAGAAACTGAGTAGTGTGAAACCGGATGAGGAGATCCAAGACGAAGACGAGCCCGTCGTTAAGGTCAATTCTCCAGAAGAGCCAAGAAAACAGGAAGTTCATCAAAGTGAAAGTGAAGATCCTAAGAACTTAAGTATCTCAAAAACAGAAGATAAAGaagttaaaaaagaagaatctCCCAAGACAATTGTTAGTACTAATAAAGAAGAGGAAGTTATTGAAACCATAAATAATCATTCCAATTCCAAAATTTTGGAGCAAACACAAGCTGAAAAAGTTGATGAGAATCCAAAAGTCATGACTCATGAAGCGCTATCACACGAAAATGAGGAGAAAGGCGACGAGCCTAACTGGCAGGAGTTGCTGTCAAGTCGGTTGGAGGATAGGGAAAAGACACTCTTAGCAGAATATACTACCGTTCTCAGGAATTATAAGGAAGTAAAGAGGAAGCTAAGTGACAAGGAGAAGAAAGATAGGGACACCGAATTTGAAGTCACATTGCAGATGAGGGAGCTTAAAAGTGCTATCGCAAAGAGGGACGAAGAGATAAATAGTCTACGCGGGAAATTAAACGTTCTACAAGGAGATAATGTTACTGAAAGCAAAGCATTGGAGGAAGAGAAACAGAAAGCGTCCGATCCTTCAGATGATCAAACCTTAAAATCCGATGACATGGCAGAGATAGAGGACAAAGATAATTGTAACAACGATCAAGATAATACAAAGATGACTGTGGTCGACGAACATACATCTCCCTCGCCTCTTGAGGAAAAGTTCCGGTTGGAAATTGACTCAATGCTAGACGAAAACTTGGATTTCTGGCTAAGATTCAGCTCAACATTTCATCAGATACAAAAATTCAAGACGACGGTCCAAGATTTGCAGAGTGAAGTATCTAAACTAAGTGAAAAAGAGACGGAAGAGAGCAGTAGTACTAAAGCAGACATGAAATCAGAAATCAGGCCTATATATAAACACATGCGCGAAATTCAAAATGAGTTGGGAGTATGGTTAGAACAAAGTGTCCCattgaaagatgaaatgaaacgTAGGTCAACATCGTTGTGCAGAATTCAGGAAGAGATTACAAAAGCTTTAAAGGAAGGAGAGGAAGAAGATGAGATCAGATTCAGTAGTCATCAAGCTGCAAAGTTGCAAGGCGAAGTCTCGAACATGAAACAAGAGAACAAAAAGGTAAAAAAGGAATTGGAAGCCGGTGTTGATCATATAACTACACTACAAGTAGATGTCGAAAAGACGGTAACAAAGTTAGAGAAAGAGTTTGGACTTGCTGCTGGAAATCAGCAACAAGTTAATAACTCAGCGGGCGGATCAATTCCTTTAAGATCATTCATTTTTGGAACTAAACCGAAGAAGCAGAGGCGTTCGGTCTTTTCCAGCTTCCAAAACAATAGGAAAGTCTTTTCTTTGTAG
- the LOC132068492 gene encoding O-fucosyltransferase 31-like: MRVYHRGGTMAGCFLLLLPILFPSLFSPLSHASPSVFSEWNAPKPRHSLLLKSALQRQTFSEEQSDLWMPLTFQGWKPCAESNIASTLPEKSEGYIQVFLDGGLNQQRMAICDAVVVAKILNATLVIPYLEVNPVWQDSSTFMDIFDVDHFIKALKDDVAIVKELPDEFSWSTREYYATAIRPTRIKTAPVHASTNWYLDNVLPVLQSYGIAAIAPFSHRLTFDNLPKRLQHLRCKVNFQALVFVPHIRNLGDVLVNRLRDPSAKSNMVGSNNYLRQVSEKYKQGAGKFVVLHLRFDKDMAAHSACDFGGGKAEKLALAKYRQVIWQGRVLNSQFTDEELRSQGRCPLTPEEIGLLLAALGFDNSTRLYLASHKVYGGEARISTLRSLFPLMEDKKSLASSDERALIKGKASLLAAVDYYVSMHSDIFVSASPGNMHNAMVGHRTYYNLKTIRPNMVLLGQLYLNKTLSWPDFREAIVEGHKNRQGQIRLRKPKQSEYTYPAPDCMCQG; this comes from the exons ATGAGGGTCTATCATAGAGGTGGGACTATGGCTGGTTGTTTTTTGCTGCTTTTGCCTATTTTGTTTCCCAGTCTATTCAGTCCTTTGAGCCATGCCTCGCCTTCCGTTTTCTCG GAATGGAATGCTCCGAAACCCAGGCACTCACTTCTTCTGAAAAGTGCTCTACAACGCCAAACT TTCTCTGAAGAACAATCTGACCTTTGGATGCCTTTGACCTTCCAAGGATGGAAACCCTGTGCTGAATCTAACATTGCCTCGA CACTACCTGAAAAATCTGAGGGATACATTCAAGTGTTCCTTGATGGAGGGTTAAATCAACAAAGGATGGCG ATCTGTGATGCAGTTGTTGTTGCCAAGATTCTGAATGCTACGCTTGTGATCCCTTATTTGGAAGTGAATCCTGTTTGGCAAGATTCGAG CACATTCATGGATATATTTGATGTGGATCATTTCATCAAGGCCTTGAAAGACGATGTAGCAATAGTTAAAGAGCTACCAGATGAATTCTCTTGGAGCACACGAGAGTATTATGCAACTGCTATTCGACCTACCAGAATCAAGACAGCACCAGTTCATGCTTCTACAAACTGGTATTTGGACAATGTATTGCCTGTCCTACAAAG TTATGGGATTGCTGCCATAGCACCATTTTCTCACCGACTGACATTTGATAACTTGCCTAAGCGCCTCCAACACCTTCGATGTAAAGTGAACTTTCAAGCACTAGTCTTTGTTCCTCACATAAGAAATCTCGGAGATGTCCTTGTCAATCGCCTCAGAGATCCTTCTGCCAAAAGCAATATGGTTGGTAGTAATAACTACCTTAGACAGGTTAGTGAAAAGTACAAACAAGGAGCAGGGAAGTTTGTTGTTCTTCACCTTCGCTTTGACAAG GATATGGCTGCACATTCAGCCTGTGATTTTGGTGGTGGAAAGGCTGAAAAACTCGCATTAGCTAAGTACAGGCAAGTGATTTGGCAGGGAAGAGTCTTAAACTCTCAATTTACTGATGAAGAGTTGAGAAGTCAAGGAAGGTGCCCATTGACTCCAGAAGAAATCGGATTACTGTTGGCAGCTTTGGGATTTGACAATAGCACTCGATTGTATCTTGCCTCCCATAAG GTTTATGGTGGGGAAGCTCGGATATCGACCCTTAGAAGTTTGTTTCCCCTGATGGAAGACAAAAAGAGCCTTGCCTCTTCAGATGAAAGAGCTCTTATAAAAGGGAAGGCTTCTTTACTGGCTGCAGTTGATTATTACGTCAGCATGCACAGTGATATTTTCGTTTCTGCTTCCCCAGGAAATATGCACAATGCAATG GTGGGGCATCGAACGTACTATAATCTGAAGACAATAAGGCCTAACATGGTCTTATTAGGCCAGCTTTACCTGAATAAAACGCTGAGTTGGCCAGATTTCCGAGAGGCAATTGTCGAAGGGCACAAGAACCGACAAGGGCAGATCAGACTTCGCAAACCCAAACAATCGGAGTATACGTATCCTGCTCCCGATTGCATGTGCCAGGGTTAA